GTTAGAAAGATGTCGACAATGTCTTCATTAAGTACACCCTTCGACTTCAACTTGACTGGCCGGACCATGAACCCTTCCTGGAAGAATTCCGTTGCCTTTGCGTTAAAACCGCCCGGGACGGCGCCGCCGACGTCCATCCAGTGTCCTGTACCCGCCATATAGAACAAATGCTCCCCTTCATAAAAGAACGGCTTCACGAGTTTTACATCCTGCAAGTGAGTCCCCCCAAGGTATGGGTCATTGAAGATGTAAACATCTCCTTCTTGTAAGTCCCCCTTGGCGAGCACGCGATCGATCACCGCCTTCACGGCAAACTGCATTGAACCAACAAAGATGGGCAAACCATTCTTTCCTTGAATGATGGTTCCGCCAGAATCTTTCTCATAGAACCCATGACATGCGTCGTGCCCCTCCGCGATGACCGGGCAAAATGCCGAACGATACAAAGTCAGGTCCATCTCGTCCGCAATTTCTTCAAGTCGACCCTTGACGACGGCAAGAGTAATCGGGTCCATTCCATCAACCTCCTTGTGAGTCCCTGGACAAACCAGGCGTCAATCGACAGCGTACATCTGCTCTAGTTGGTTTAATTCTTCAATGCCCAGCAAACGATTGAGTTCAGGGAATAACATCATTTCCTGCAGGAGCGGCTGGCTTGATCCATGGTCTCGTAAGCTTGCAAGGGCTCGCTCTACATGCCTTGCGACAATCCTGGTGACCATGTTTGGGTAAATCACGATTCGATATCCGATTTTTTGTAGTTCCTCGTTCGGAAGCAAGGGCGTCTTTCCCCCTTCGACCATATTCGCGAGGCAGGGCGCCGCAATCACGCGATTCAATTCCGCCATCTGCTCGGGACCCGTCGGTGCCTCAACGAAAATGACATCTGCCCCTGCATCCTCGTATCGCTTCGCCCGCTCAAGCGCGTCAGCAAATCCATTCACCGCTAACGCGTCCGTTCGGGCAATGATCAGCGTATTCGGATCCTGACGTGCGTCCACTGCGGCCTTTATTTTCATTGCGCCTTCTTTTGCCGGTATCAGCACTTTCTTGGCCAAGTGGCCACATTTTTTGGGATATGCTTGGTCCTCGAGCTGAATGGCGAAGGCACCGGCTGCCTCGTACATCTGCACCGTTCGCCGCACGTTCAGAGCGTTGCCGTACCCGTTATCCGCATCAGCTATAATCGGAATCGCCACGCCTTGACGAACGCGTTGGAGCGCCTGCAGCATCTCGTGAAAACTGATGAGGCCTAAATCGGGTTGCCCCAGCGTACTGTACGAGACCCCAGCTCCGCTCAGGTACACTGCCTCGAATCCACTCCGCTGCACCAGCTTCGCCGTAAGGGCGTCATATGCACCAGGTGCTGTGACAATGTTGTCCCGTCCCTCCACGCGCCGCCGAAATTCCGCTCGCGTCCATTCTTTCTCCTGCCGACTCATCGTGCTGCATCCCCTTCATTCGCGAATCTGCTTTCCAGGTATTTCACTAGCCCCCCTGCTTGCAGAATATCCATCACGTTTTGCGGGAAAGGGCGAAACGTATACTGTTCTGACTTCGTCAGGTTTACAATGGCGCCTTCCATCAGCCTGACTTCGAGCACATCCTCCTGATCAATCCGGCCAGCGTCCGCACATTCGAGCACGGGCAGTCCCAAATTGATTGCGTTGCGATAAAAGATGCGCGCGAAGAATGGAGCGATCACGGCGGCGATACCGGCATCCTTCAGTACGCCAGGCGCCGTCTCGCGGCTGGATCCACAGCCAAAGTTCTTCCCCGCGACGATGATGTCGCCAGCTTGAACCTTTCGGCCAAACGTCGGATCCACACCTTCCATCACATGCGCGACCAGTTCCGCCCCAGAGAATTTCAAGTACTGCCCAGGAATGATAACGTCTGTGTCGACATTGTCACCGAACTTCCAGCCACGTCCTTGCAGTATCGCGTTCACTCCGCCACCCCCCGTGCCACTGCAGCCACTTCTGTACCAATGGCATCCGTACCAGCCACGGTTGCCGGGTCTGCCACATACCCTGCCACGGCAGATGCGGCCACAGTTGCAGGCGACCCAAGGTACACCGAAGACTGTCGATTCCCCATTCTGCCCGGGAAATTTCGGTTGGTGGACGAGATGCACACTTCTCCCGCAGCGAGAATACCGTGTCCAAGCCCCGCACATGCGCCGCAACCCGTTGGCAGAAACTGCGCGCCAGCCTCTAGCAAGGTCGTGACAATGCCCGCTTCCACCGCCTGCCTGAATACGCGAACCGAAGCAGGCGCAACCAACAAACGAACCCCTGGCGCAACGTGTCTCCCGCGCAGCACCTGTGCCGCAGCCTCCAAATCTGTGAACTTGGCTCCCGTGCAGGCACCGATGTAGGCTTGATGAATCCTCACGCCTTCATCTTCAAGGTTTTTGGCAGTGTCGACATTCTCTGGGGCGTGTGGCTTCGCCACAAGCGGCCTTAAGGCCGAGGCATCCATTACAACTTCTCGAATGTAGTTTGCATCGCCGTCTGCATAGACCGCGTCAAACTCCGTTACGCCTCGCTCCGCCAGATAATCGAAAACAATCTGGTTAGGTGCAATGACTCCAGCCTTCGCTCCGAGTTCGATCGACATATTGGATAAAACCAAGCGCTCATCCATGGACAACCTCTCCACAGCCGTGCCGGTGTACTCAACCGCTTGATAGGTCGCACCGTCTCCACCCATCTTGGAAATGAGTGCGAGCATCATGTCCTTGGCCATCGCACCCTTCGGCAGATTTCCCTTCCAAGTGACCCGAATGGTTTCTGGAACCTTGATCCACGTTTGACCCGTGACCATGATGCCGAGCATATCAGTTGACCCTACTGCGATTGCAAATGCGCCGACTGCTCCCGCAGTCGTGCTGTGCGAATCGGCTCCCACATACATCATTCCGGGCCGAACATACCCCATTTCGACGGGGACAATGTGACAAATCCCCTCCGCCTCATGGAAACGTTTGATTCCTTGGGCCTTCGCAAATTCACGCGTAATCCGCAGAATTTCAGCCTCCACGGAATCGTTGGCAGGCGTAAAATGGTCCGTAATGAGTACCACTTTGTCGGGATTCCACACCTTGCGTCCCAATTTCTCCATCGTTTTGCCAATGCGGCGAGGCCCGGTGGAATCGTGCATCATGGCGATGTCTACGTTGACCGTGACGATCATCCCTGGCTGCACGTCTTTCACGCCACTCGCCCGCTCGGCAATTTTCTGAACCAGTGTCTTTCCCATCCCAGTCACCTCATCTCATTGAACTCCTGTGATGGCGCCCGCTGCATGCGTACCGGCGATGTACCCGAGCGCCACAGCGGAAAGCAGTCCATTCCCGGACAGGTACCCCTTCGGCTGGTCGCCTGAGAGGCCCTCTGCCGCACCGCCTCCGGCGTACAGGTTCGTGAATATCGTCCCGTCTTGACGCAAGACTTGAGCGTTTTCGTTGATCTTCAATCCGCCTTGCGTATGAAACAACGCTGGCCCGATGCGAATTCCATAATAGGGTGCCTGCAGTGGTCGACAATCCGGCCGGCCAAACGCATCTTCCGCGTCCAGGTTCTTGTGATACTCGGCGAGCGTGTTTCTCACGGACTGACTTGGCAAATGAAAGGCAGTCTCGTATTCATCGAGTGTCTCAAATCGCCGGACCGCACCTACCTCAATGGCCATTCGAAAATCGTGGACGGTATAGGCGGCTTCATAGGCGGCTTGATCGAACAGCTCATACGCGACACCACCGGGTTGGCGTTTCACCTCCGCCGCCATTTCGGAATATCCCTGTAGTTCATTCGCGAACCTTTCGCCCCTTTGATTCAGCAAAATGCCACCCGTCATGACCGTGCCCCAAGTGATAAGAATGCCATGCGGAACTGCAACCGAAGCATGCCCCTGGTAGCCGTGCATCGATGCCCATATGGCGCCAAGTTCCCTGGCCATCCGGAGTCCATCGCCCGTGTTTCCTTCATGCCCGAAGTACAGTGCGTCAGCCATTTCCGGGATAAACGTGCGCACCATGTCCGGATTGCCTCCAAAGCCATTGCACGCCAGCACTACCGCGTCGGCCTTGACACGCAGCGGTTCATCTGGCTGTTCAACAAGAACGCCCCGAACCCGAGTACCATCTGCCTCATCAGGAATCAGTTTTCTGACGGGCGACTGGAGCGCCAGCGTCAAGTTGGGGCATCGCTTTGCCGCCGTTTCCAGTGACCGTAGCAGGTCACGCCCAAATCTGGACGATGGCGCGTGCATCCTGAACGCACTGAAACCCGGGTAGGCAAACTCCGTACAGACAGTCAGGGAGATCCCACATCTGTCAACCAGCCATTCAACAGCTGTGTTGGCGATTTCACTCACCGCCCGCGTCACCACCGGATCACTCGTACCGCCATTTTTGCGCATGATGTCGTCATAGAGCATTTGAGGTGAATCGACAATTCCAAGTTCTCGTTGAAAGCGAGTCCCCGCTGCCGGAATCATGCCTTGACTGAGTGCTGTGTTCCCTCGCAATTGTGCCAGCTTCTCCAAAACCACGACGTCAAACCCACGTTCCGCCAAGCGCAATGCCGCAATCAGTCCGCATGCTCCCGCCCCGACGACAACGGCGTCGACTTCGAGATCCCAGAGGTACGCCACCTTCAACACCGCCTTGCAGATCGGATTTCGCAGAGTTATTCCGCAATACGAAATGCATTTCGTATTCAGATATGTATATCATAGAAGAACAAATTTGTACTGTCAATTCAGAAGATCATACTTTTACGACAAATCTCACTTACATTTCACGGAATAATTTGGGACAGGATAATGGCACACACAACCTTGATTGAAGGGTGTCACACCAGTTGGACAACTATCGGAATCGAAACAACAAATACAGACGATACAAGGCGTATGTCAGCGTGCTTGGCACCACGCAGCTGCACAGACACAATCCCTACATCGTCGCATGGTGGTCGGCGGCGTTCCCTGGGTTTGGCCATCTCCTGTTAAGTAAATACCTCCGTGGATTCGCATTGTTCATCTGGGAAGTGTTCGTCAACTATCAAGCCAGAATCAACCTGGCGATGGTCGATACATTTCGAGGGCACATTGAACTCGCAAAATATGATTTGCATCCACGGTGGGCACTGATGTACATTCCCGTGTATCTATTTGGGATTTGGGATAGTTACCGCACCGCCGTCGACATGAACAACCTGTACTTGCTCGCCGAACACGAAGACGCTCCCTACAACACCTTCAGTATTGGCTCCATTGAAATCAATTACCTGGACAAGCGAACGCCTGTCTTGTCCGTCATTTGGTCACTCTTTATGCCTGGACTCGGCCAGTTACACATCCACCGTATTTTGACCGCATTCTTCGCACTCATCTGGACGATTGTCTTTCTCTATGCATCCCATGCGCTGGAAGCCGTACACTTTCTGTTCCTTGGGGACATTCCCCGCGCAACACAGGTATTAGACAGGCAATGGCTGCTGTACATGCCTTCCATGTGGGGATTCGCCGTTTACGATTCCTACGTCAACACAGTCGAAAACAATCAATTGTATGAGTCCGAGCAAAGAAAATTTCTCATAAAGAACTACCAGAGTCCCGAGTTTCAAATTCGAAGAGGGAAAGTTGTTGAGCGATGAAGCAGATTTATGCCACTTTTGAACACTGTGTCCGCCTGGAACTAGCCATCAGCGCACTCGAACACGAACGCATACCCAAAGACCGCATTTTTGCGGTGCCTCTTCACAACCGCAAGGGAGAACGAAGATTATTCGATACCATGCACCAGTCCGACGGCGTTTCTTTTATCGGTACAGGCGCAGCCATTGGCACGGCTTTGTCCGTCGTTGGCGCCAGCGTGGGGTTCTCACTGAAGTGGGGACCGATTTATTGGGGGCTCATTGGTGCTGGCGCCGGATTCGTCATCGGATTTCTGATTGACTTATTTTTCAATACAGTCATCCGAAAACAACAGAGGCGCCTACGAGGCAAGCATCCGCAAGTGGTTCTCATTGTGACGTGCGACGACCAACAAGCGGATACGGTAGAGGACATTCTTTGGCACTTCTCGGCGTTCGGAGTCGCCAGCGTGGAATGCCAACCAGAGGGGTGATTGCTCGTGCCTCGCGTGTAAACCCTGTCCCTCCACTGCCCGACTATCGGCTATAAAATCTTTCATACATATCAAGTCTTCAAAGTAGCCTGGGCTGACACCCCACTTTCGGACTACGCCGCCTAGATATTTACAGGCTTTGTGTTCGCACAAGTAAACAACAATCGTTCTACCAGTCGATGCCCGAAATGCCTTCGATTGAACCGATACACAAATTCCTCAAGATAACTCTGCCGATACTCCATACGACCGTGGTAGGTGCCATTGATGAACGCCTTCGCAAGGCTGATGATCTTGTCAATCCATTCGAACGTCTCGTGCGCCTCCGGAGTCCCCGATTTCGTGACGATATGGGATGCCGGTTCCAGTTCCTTGGCGCAAGCGGCATAGGTCGTGCTGCCGTCAGTTTCCCATACGCACGAAGACTGTAGCCGCTCGGACAACACGGCTGAAACCGTCTGCCTAGTGAGATCGGGCACCATGGCCAGCATGATATGCTTCGGCTTGTGACGCTCTACTTCCACCGCTACAATAACCGGATCCTGATCCGAACCCCGTCCACGCTTGCCTTCTCCGTGGCTCTCTCCACCGAAAAAGGCATCGTCGATTTGCACGAGGCCACCCAACTGGTACCGGGCATTCCGATCAGCCATCGCCTGCCGAATTTTATTCAACATGCTCCAGGCTGTCGGGTACGACACCCCGATATTCCGGGCAATCGTTGTGGCCGCCACGCCACGTTTGTCATTGGCCACCAGGTACACCGCCAGAAACCACTTGCGTAGATCAGTCTTCGTCTTGTGAAACAGTGTCCCGGCCGTCACGGAAGTTTGTCGAGTGCAGGCTTTGCATTGCAGTAGGGGCATTCGATCCTCGGCGTGACGACGGGCTTTCGAGATAACTTCCGAGTAATCCCTACCTCCACAATGCGGACATACAAATCCGTCGGGCCAACGCTGAGCGAAAAGATATTCATCGCAGGCCATTTCCGTAGCAAACCGTTCCTGAAACTCAAGCAAATGCATAGACAATCATCTCCGAACATTTGTTCTATAACGTCATTCTACCACCTCCGTCCCACTTTTGCAGTCTCACTTTGAAGAGTTGATATGTATGAAATCTTTTGAACCTCATTTACGAGGTATGTATAAGACATCCCTTTCGAACGAAGGCTTGGGGATGATAATAGCGCACAAACGTGATGCGCAGTCTCTTCCACCAGAGATACTGCAGACCACCATCCGTTTGATGAAGCTCGAACGCCTCTTGCTTCGTCATTGCGGCCCTGCCTGCATCAAAGACAATGTCACCACAACAGAGAACAAGTGTGGGTTCCACAATCTCAATCTGCTTGAGAAGTACATCGGAACCCTCTTCTAAAAGACCATGAAGCGTGGATGACCCGCGTTCCAAGCCACTTCATATATCAAAATTTCAGGGATAAACGGCCCTGAGAGGGTGTTGCGGCGTTCCCATTCTATAAATAGTCGATTGAGTTGCCGTCTTCGTTGTCATCGATGCACCTTTTTTCTGCCCTACTCTACTTTAGAGAATCTGCATAGCGCTCCTGTAACCACGGATCGCCATGTGGATGATACCCGAATCGCTCCCAAAATCCCAATTTCTCTTCCGAGGAAAATTCAATGCCACGAACCCACTTCACACTCTTCCAAAAGTACAAGTGCGGCACGACAAGGCGCAGTGGAAAACCATGTTCTGGTGACAATTCCGTTTGATTATATCGATAAGCAAGCAAAACGCCCTCACGGAGCAGGTCATCGACCCGAAAATTGGCCGAG
Above is a genomic segment from Alicyclobacillus cycloheptanicus containing:
- a CDS encoding FAD-dependent oxidoreductase, coding for MAYLWDLEVDAVVVGAGACGLIAALRLAERGFDVVVLEKLAQLRGNTALSQGMIPAAGTRFQRELGIVDSPQMLYDDIMRKNGGTSDPVVTRAVSEIANTAVEWLVDRCGISLTVCTEFAYPGFSAFRMHAPSSRFGRDLLRSLETAAKRCPNLTLALQSPVRKLIPDEADGTRVRGVLVEQPDEPLRVKADAVVLACNGFGGNPDMVRTFIPEMADALYFGHEGNTGDGLRMARELGAIWASMHGYQGHASVAVPHGILITWGTVMTGGILLNQRGERFANELQGYSEMAAEVKRQPGGVAYELFDQAAYEAAYTVHDFRMAIEVGAVRRFETLDEYETAFHLPSQSVRNTLAEYHKNLDAEDAFGRPDCRPLQAPYYGIRIGPALFHTQGGLKINENAQVLRQDGTIFTNLYAGGGAAEGLSGDQPKGYLSGNGLLSAVALGYIAGTHAAGAITGVQ
- a CDS encoding isocitrate lyase/PEP mutase family protein; amino-acid sequence: MSRQEKEWTRAEFRRRVEGRDNIVTAPGAYDALTAKLVQRSGFEAVYLSGAGVSYSTLGQPDLGLISFHEMLQALQRVRQGVAIPIIADADNGYGNALNVRRTVQMYEAAGAFAIQLEDQAYPKKCGHLAKKVLIPAKEGAMKIKAAVDARQDPNTLIIARTDALAVNGFADALERAKRYEDAGADVIFVEAPTGPEQMAELNRVIAAPCLANMVEGGKTPLLPNEELQKIGYRIVIYPNMVTRIVARHVERALASLRDHGSSQPLLQEMMLFPELNRLLGIEELNQLEQMYAVD
- a CDS encoding IS1595 family transposase, whose product is MHLLEFQERFATEMACDEYLFAQRWPDGFVCPHCGGRDYSEVISKARRHAEDRMPLLQCKACTRQTSVTAGTLFHKTKTDLRKWFLAVYLVANDKRGVAATTIARNIGVSYPTAWSMLNKIRQAMADRNARYQLGGLVQIDDAFFGGESHGEGKRGRGSDQDPVIVAVEVERHKPKHIMLAMVPDLTRQTVSAVLSERLQSSCVWETDGSTTYAACAKELEPASHIVTKSGTPEAHETFEWIDKIISLAKAFINGTYHGRMEYRQSYLEEFVYRFNRRHFGHRLVERLLFTCANTKPVNI
- a CDS encoding 3-isopropylmalate dehydratase large subunit; protein product: MGKTLVQKIAERASGVKDVQPGMIVTVNVDIAMMHDSTGPRRIGKTMEKLGRKVWNPDKVVLITDHFTPANDSVEAEILRITREFAKAQGIKRFHEAEGICHIVPVEMGYVRPGMMYVGADSHSTTAGAVGAFAIAVGSTDMLGIMVTGQTWIKVPETIRVTWKGNLPKGAMAKDMMLALISKMGGDGATYQAVEYTGTAVERLSMDERLVLSNMSIELGAKAGVIAPNQIVFDYLAERGVTEFDAVYADGDANYIREVVMDASALRPLVAKPHAPENVDTAKNLEDEGVRIHQAYIGACTGAKFTDLEAAAQVLRGRHVAPGVRLLVAPASVRVFRQAVEAGIVTTLLEAGAQFLPTGCGACAGLGHGILAAGEVCISSTNRNFPGRMGNRQSSVYLGSPATVAASAVAGYVADPATVAGTDAIGTEVAAVARGVAE
- a CDS encoding 3-isopropylmalate dehydratase small subunit translates to MNAILQGRGWKFGDNVDTDVIIPGQYLKFSGAELVAHVMEGVDPTFGRKVQAGDIIVAGKNFGCGSSRETAPGVLKDAGIAAVIAPFFARIFYRNAINLGLPVLECADAGRIDQEDVLEVRLMEGAIVNLTKSEQYTFRPFPQNVMDILQAGGLVKYLESRFANEGDAAR